A single region of the Ornithorhynchus anatinus isolate Pmale09 chromosome 13, mOrnAna1.pri.v4, whole genome shotgun sequence genome encodes:
- the LOC100082304 gene encoding duodenase-1-like, producing MKSLLVFLLALLFPPGAGAGEIIGGREVKPHSRPYMAYLSFYKNDNLHTCGGFLVRKDFVLTAAHCSGSKMSVLLGAHDIAYREATQQRIPVAEKFSLDYNNSTHVNDIMLLKLAHAANMTKEVNVIRLPRGLTGVKPGATCSVAGWGRTEVNGQGSSTLQQLQLDVISPNHCYIFSGFHSCYQLCVGDPESYKSSYKGDSGGPLVCGKRAQGILSYVKWGGKPPNVFTRISFYLHWIKKILENY from the exons ATGAAGTCCTTGCTCGTGTTCCTGCtggctcttctctttccccctggaGCAGGGGCTG GGGAGATTATCGGCGGCAGGGAAGTAAAGCCGCACTCTCGCCCATACATGGCGTATTTGAGTTTCTACAAGAACGACAATCTGCATACCTGTGGGGGGTTCCTGGTGCGAAAGGATTTTGTGCTGACAGCTGCTCATTGCAGTGGAAG CAAAATGAGTGTCCTTCTCGGGGCTCACGACATCGCATATCGAGAAGCCACTCAACAGCGAATCCCTGTAGCGGAGAAATTCTCTCTCGACTATAACAACAGCACCCACGTCAACGACATCATGTTACTTAAG CTGGCCCACGCAGCGAATATGACAAAGGAGGTGAATGTCATCCGTCTGCCTCGGGGGTTGACTGGTGTGAAACCCGGGGCCACGTGTTCTGTGGCTGGATGGGGGAGGACAGAAGTGAATGGTCAGGGATCCAGCACGCTGCAGCAGTTGCAGTTAGATGTGATATCTCCAAACCACTGCTATATCTTCAGTGGTTTCCACTCCTGTTATCAACTGTGCGTGGGGGACCCCGAATCGTATAAGTCCTCCtacaag GGAGACTCAGGAGGCCCTTTGGTGTGTGGAAAGCGAGCCCAGGGCATTCTCTCCTATGTGAAATGGGGTGGGAAACCGCCCAACGTCTTTACTCGCATCTCCTTTTACCTTCACTGGATCAAGAAGATTCTCGAGAACTATTAG
- the GZMB gene encoding granzyme B isoform X1, which produces MKSLLMFLLSLLFPPGAGAGEIIGGREVKPHSRPYMAYLKYYKNGKVHECGGFLVRKDFVLTAAHCRGSKMGVLLGAHSIAYREATQQRIPVAEKFSHDYNNRTHVNDIMLLKLVHAANMTKEVNVIRLPLPVTNVKPGTTCSVAGWGMMGANGPKTSTLQEVQLEVMPPAQCSFYRSFQPSCQLCVGNPKSYKSSYKGDSGGPMVCGKQAQGIVSYGRWAGKPPNVYTRISFYLPWIKEILQKN; this is translated from the exons ATGAAGTCCTTGCTTATgttcctgctctctcttctctttccccctggagcaggggctg GGGAGATTATCGGCGGCAGGGAAGTAAAGCCGCACTCTCGCCCGTACATGGCGTATTTGAAATACTACAAGAACGGCAAAGTGCACGAATGTGGGGGGTTCCTGGTGAGAAAGGATTTTGTGCTGACAGCTGCTCATTGCCGTGGAAG CAAAATGGGGGTCCTTCTCGGGGCTCACAGCATCGCATATCGAGAAGCCACTCAACAGCGAATCCCTGTAGCGGAGAAATTCTCTCACGACTATAACAACCGCACCCACGTCAACGACATCATGTTACTTAAG CTGGTCCACGCAGCGAATATGACAAAGGAGGTGAATGTCATCCGTCTGCCTTTGCCGGTGACTAACGTGAAACCCGGTACCACGTGTTCTGTGGCTGGATGGGGGATGATGGGAGCGAACGGTCCCAAAACGAGCACGCTCcaggaggtacagttagaagtgATGcctccagcccagtgctctttctacagaAGTTTCCAAccctcttgtcaactgtgtgtgGGGAACCCCAAATCGTATAAGTCCTCCTACAAG GGAGATTCAGGAGGCCCTATGGTGTGTGGAAAGCAAGCCCAGGGCATCGTCTCCTACGGGAGATGGGCCGGGAAACCTCCCAACGTCTATACTCGCATCTCCTTTTATCTTCCCTGGATCAAGGAGATTCTCCAGAAGAATTAG
- the GZMB gene encoding granzyme B (The RefSeq protein has 2 substitutions, 3 frameshifts compared to this genomic sequence), whose amino-acid sequence MFLLSLLFPLEQGWEIIGGREVKPHSRPYMAYLKYYKNGKVHECGGFLVRKDFVLTAAHCRGSKMGVLLGAHSIAYREATQQRIPVAEKFSHDYNNRTHVNDIMLLKLAHTANMTKEVNVIRLPLPVTNVKPGTTCSVAGWGMMGANGPKTSTLQEVQLEVMPPAQCSFYRSFQPSCQLCVGNPNRISPPTRGDSGGPMVCGKQAQGIVSYGRWAGKPPNVYTRISFYLPWIKEILQKN is encoded by the exons ATgttcctgctctctcttctctttcccc tggagcaggg ctg GGAGATTATCGGCGGCAGGGAAGTAAAGCCGCACTCTCGCCCGTACATGGCGTATTTGAAATACTACAAGAACGGCAAAGTGCACGAATGTGGGGGGTTCCTGGTGAGAAAGGATTTTGTGCTGACAGCTGCTCATTGCCGTGGAAG CAAAATGGGGGTCCTTCTCGGGGCTCACAGCATCGCATATCGAGAAGCCACTCAACAGCGAATCCCTGTAGCGGAGAAATTCTCTCACGACTATAACAACCGCACCCACGTCAACGACATCATGTTACTTAAG CTGGTCCACGCAGCGAATATGACAAAGGAGGTGAATGTCATCCGTCTGCCTTTGCCGGTGACTAACGTGAAACCCGGTACCACGTGTTCTGTGGCTGGATGGGGGATGATGGGAGCGAACGGTCCCAAAACGAGCACGCTCcaggaggtacagttagaagtgATGcctccagcccagtgctctttctacagaAGTTTCCAAccctcttgtcaactgtgtgtgGGGAACCC AAATCGTATAAGTCCTCCTACAAG GGGAGATTCAGGAGGCCCTATGGTGTGTGGAAAGCAAGCCCAGGGCATCGTCTCCTACGGGAGATGGGCCGGGAAACCTCCCAACGTCTATACTCGCATCTCCTTTTATCTTCCCTGGATCAAGGAGATTCTCCAGAAGAATTAG